One window of Alteriqipengyuania lutimaris genomic DNA carries:
- the virB11 gene encoding P-type DNA transfer ATPase VirB11, which translates to MGADLQSVTPVQAPDRQPEPLDPQARERSVYLEAYLAPFREWLDRDTVTEIIVNRPGEVWVEDAAQPGGMQRIETDKITDILVQRLAEQVARVSHQGINREHPLLGATLPDGARVQFCGPPASRKHWVMAIRRHRRLDLPLDAYDTGPLKKQARAEMPDAQAEPIAFLREAILQRQTILISGGTSTGKTTFLNAMLGEIPEDQRVVLVEDTPELKLPGENGVGLVAVKGELGEAKVTANELLQAALRLRPDRIVLGELRGAESVSFLRAINTGHPGSFSTVHANSLHGALEQLSLMVMQTGIGLSRKDIIAYAASVIDVFVQLGRGSDGKRGIAEIARASDLLKSEEW; encoded by the coding sequence ATGGGCGCCGACCTTCAGAGCGTGACCCCGGTGCAGGCACCGGACAGGCAGCCCGAGCCGCTCGACCCGCAGGCGCGGGAACGAAGCGTCTATCTCGAGGCCTATCTCGCCCCCTTCCGCGAATGGCTGGATCGCGACACGGTGACCGAAATCATCGTGAACCGCCCGGGCGAGGTCTGGGTGGAAGATGCCGCGCAGCCCGGCGGGATGCAGCGGATCGAGACCGACAAGATCACCGACATCCTCGTCCAGCGGCTGGCCGAACAGGTCGCGCGGGTCAGCCACCAGGGGATCAATCGCGAGCATCCGCTGCTCGGCGCGACACTGCCCGACGGTGCGCGCGTGCAGTTCTGCGGCCCCCCGGCGAGCCGCAAGCACTGGGTGATGGCGATAAGGCGTCACCGCCGGCTCGACCTGCCGCTCGACGCCTATGACACCGGCCCGCTGAAGAAGCAGGCACGGGCGGAGATGCCCGATGCGCAGGCGGAGCCGATCGCATTCCTGCGTGAGGCGATCCTCCAGCGGCAGACCATCCTGATCTCGGGCGGGACCAGCACCGGGAAGACGACCTTCCTCAACGCCATGCTCGGTGAAATCCCGGAAGACCAGCGCGTGGTGCTGGTCGAGGATACGCCCGAGCTCAAGCTTCCGGGCGAAAACGGCGTCGGCCTCGTCGCGGTGAAGGGCGAGCTGGGCGAGGCGAAGGTGACCGCCAACGAATTGCTTCAGGCGGCCTTGCGCCTGAGGCCCGACCGGATCGTGTTAGGCGAATTGCGGGGCGCGGAAAGCGTCAGCTTCCTGCGCGCCATCAACACCGGCCACCCGGGCAGCTTCTCCACCGTCCACGCCAATTCGCTGCACGGTGCGCTGGAACAATTGTCGCTGATGGTCATGCAGACCGGCATCGGGCTGAGCCGCAAGGACATCATCGCCTATGCCGCCAGCGTGATCGACGTGTTCGTGCAGCTCGGCCGCGGGTCGGACGGCAAGCGCGGGATCGCGGAGATCGCGCGCGCAAGCGATCTGCTGAAATCCGAGGAGTGGTGA
- a CDS encoding holin family protein, whose protein sequence is MPILESLIGPVASIIDKIIPDKEARAKAKLELLALEGSQELKAIETRMAAIIAEAQSPDPWTSRARPSFLYVMYAMILFALPMGILSAFDARIAVDIGNGVTAYLRGLPEELYALFGTGYLGYTAARQWGKVKGVER, encoded by the coding sequence ATGCCCATCCTTGAAAGCCTGATCGGCCCCGTCGCCTCGATCATCGACAAGATCATTCCGGACAAGGAAGCGCGAGCGAAAGCCAAGCTCGAACTGCTCGCGCTGGAAGGATCGCAGGAGCTGAAGGCGATCGAGACGCGCATGGCCGCGATCATCGCCGAGGCGCAGTCGCCCGACCCGTGGACCAGTCGCGCGCGACCTTCCTTCCTCTATGTGATGTACGCGATGATCCTGTTCGCCTTGCCGATGGGCATCCTGTCGGCCTTCGATGCGCGGATCGCGGTCGATATCGGCAACGGCGTGACGGCCTACCTGCGCGGTCTGCCCGAGGAATTGTACGCGCTCTTCGGCACGGGCTACCTCGGCTACACCGCCGCGCGCCAGTGGGGGAAGGTCAAGGGCGTGGAGCGGTAG
- a CDS encoding TrbC/VirB2 family protein, which yields MQMKLLSRLAALIALASPSAVLAQVQQQDPAGSGPIVNALAWLQGTLLGNVATAVAVMAVAAVGFMMLTGRMNWRFGATVIIGVFILFGATSIVTGIQAAAG from the coding sequence ATGCAGATGAAATTGCTTTCCCGCCTTGCTGCGCTGATCGCGCTCGCTTCTCCTTCGGCCGTGCTGGCCCAGGTGCAGCAGCAGGACCCGGCCGGTTCGGGCCCGATCGTCAACGCGCTGGCGTGGCTGCAGGGCACGCTGCTGGGCAACGTCGCCACCGCCGTCGCCGTGATGGCGGTGGCCGCTGTGGGCTTCATGATGCTGACCGGCCGGATGAACTGGCGCTTCGGCGCGACCGTGATCATCGGCGTGTTCATCCTGTTCGGCGCGACCTCGATCGTCACCGGCATCCAGGCCGCAGCAGGCTAG
- a CDS encoding MaoC family dehydratase, translating to MAGIWFDDMEVGQVIDHPIRRTVTETDNVMFTCMTHNPAQLHLDEEYMKGTEFGTRIVNSCFTLSVMVGISVNDTTLGTAVANLGWDEVRFPKPLFHGDTINIQTEIVALRESKSRPEAGIVTFEHRAFNQHGDLVASCKRSGLQRKRPVDG from the coding sequence ATGGCAGGCATCTGGTTCGACGATATGGAAGTGGGGCAGGTGATCGACCATCCGATCCGCCGCACGGTGACCGAGACGGACAATGTCATGTTCACCTGCATGACCCACAATCCGGCGCAGCTGCACCTCGACGAGGAATATATGAAGGGGACCGAATTCGGCACCCGGATCGTCAATTCGTGCTTCACGCTGTCGGTGATGGTCGGGATTTCGGTCAACGACACCACGCTGGGCACCGCGGTCGCCAATCTGGGATGGGACGAGGTGCGCTTTCCCAAGCCGCTGTTCCACGGCGACACCATCAACATACAGACCGAGATCGTGGCGCTGCGCGAGAGCAAGTCACGCCCCGAAGCGGGCATCGTTACCTTCGAGCATCGCGCGTTCAACCAGCACGGCGACCTGGTGGCCAGCTGCAAGCGCAGCGGTCTGCAGCGCAAGCGCCCGGTCGACGGCTAG
- a CDS encoding TrbG/VirB9 family P-type conjugative transfer protein: MIRAFPPALFCLALMTASPGHAQDPRLVERLYDPDEVVVIQGKTKVQATIEFGEGESIENVAIGDSNAWQVTPNQRANLLFVKPLQPSAQTNMTVVTNRHTYLFDLVASPRAKPLYVLRFTYPEPPPEEVELAENAAGEANALELAAATDPLAVIDPAMLNFKWQAEGEAELQPDEVYDDGRSTYLRWNQDRPVPAILIENYEGEEGPVNSTVRGDTVIVDGVPKQIILRSGREKATLVNNGPVRATAASGPVGGGR, translated from the coding sequence ATGATCCGCGCGTTTCCCCCCGCGCTCTTCTGCCTCGCATTGATGACCGCGAGCCCCGGCCACGCGCAGGACCCGCGCCTGGTCGAACGGCTTTACGATCCTGACGAGGTCGTCGTGATCCAGGGCAAGACCAAGGTCCAGGCGACAATCGAATTCGGCGAGGGCGAGTCGATCGAGAACGTCGCCATCGGCGATTCCAACGCCTGGCAGGTCACCCCCAACCAGCGCGCCAACCTGCTGTTCGTCAAACCGCTGCAGCCCAGCGCCCAGACCAACATGACCGTGGTCACCAACCGCCACACCTACCTGTTCGATCTGGTCGCAAGTCCTCGTGCCAAGCCGCTGTATGTGCTGCGTTTCACCTATCCCGAGCCGCCGCCCGAAGAGGTCGAGCTTGCGGAGAACGCGGCCGGCGAAGCCAATGCGCTCGAACTCGCCGCTGCGACCGATCCGCTGGCGGTGATCGATCCGGCGATGCTCAACTTCAAGTGGCAGGCCGAGGGCGAGGCCGAATTGCAGCCCGACGAGGTCTACGACGACGGGCGCTCCACCTATCTTCGCTGGAACCAGGATCGTCCGGTGCCCGCGATCTTGATCGAGAATTACGAAGGCGAAGAAGGCCCGGTCAATTCGACCGTGCGCGGCGATACGGTGATTGTCGATGGCGTGCCGAAGCAGATCATCCTGCGCTCGGGTCGCGAAAAAGCCACACTGGTGAACAATGGTCCGGTCCGGGCAACCGCTGCGAGCGGTCCGGTCGGCGGCGGCCGCTAA
- a CDS encoding type IV secretion system protein VirB3, protein MDQLVRHPVHRALTRPQMFAGVTMNYFIINIGVTTEVFLITGSWLALPVAVAMHGVGYFACMREPRIFDLWITKVSKCPRIKNYKRWGCNSYAA, encoded by the coding sequence ATGGATCAGCTCGTTCGCCACCCGGTGCACCGCGCACTGACCCGCCCGCAGATGTTCGCGGGCGTCACGATGAACTATTTCATCATCAATATCGGCGTGACGACCGAGGTGTTCCTTATCACCGGCAGCTGGCTTGCCCTGCCGGTGGCCGTGGCGATGCACGGTGTGGGTTACTTCGCCTGCATGCGCGAGCCGCGGATTTTCGACCTGTGGATCACCAAGGTCAGCAAATGCCCGCGGATCAAGAATTACAAGCGGTGGGGCTGCAACAGCTACGCTGCCTGA
- a CDS encoding lytic transglycosylase domain-containing protein: MILGTSGRLAAFAALTLLTAPARADVMEIGDDGARWIAGQRAGMPAAGLEMTAAQAAALGGATGDIVSLDGTDMVASLPAHIASDPRITARAVPAGYQAKVAELSARFDLSPSLIEALVWQESRWRENAVSPVGARGLAQLMPGTARDLGVDPNDPFANLEGGARYLREQLDRFDGDLEKALAAYNAGPGRVIRAGGVPRIRETQLYVAAIMGRLANHSRND, translated from the coding sequence ATGATTCTCGGGACATCGGGTCGGCTGGCCGCCTTTGCGGCGCTGACCCTGCTAACGGCCCCGGCACGGGCCGATGTTATGGAAATCGGTGACGATGGCGCGCGCTGGATCGCGGGCCAACGGGCGGGCATGCCTGCTGCAGGTCTGGAAATGACCGCCGCGCAGGCCGCCGCGCTCGGCGGCGCGACCGGTGACATCGTCTCGCTCGACGGGACGGACATGGTCGCGAGCCTGCCTGCGCATATCGCATCCGATCCGCGTATCACCGCCCGCGCGGTGCCCGCGGGCTACCAAGCGAAGGTCGCCGAACTTTCCGCCCGATTCGATCTCAGCCCCAGTCTTATCGAAGCGCTCGTGTGGCAGGAAAGCCGCTGGCGCGAGAATGCCGTGTCGCCGGTCGGCGCGCGCGGCCTCGCGCAGCTGATGCCGGGGACCGCCCGCGATCTGGGCGTCGACCCGAACGATCCCTTCGCCAATCTGGAGGGTGGGGCACGCTATCTTCGCGAACAGCTCGACCGTTTCGACGGCGATCTGGAGAAAGCGCTCGCCGCCTATAATGCGGGCCCGGGGCGCGTGATCCGCGCGGGCGGCGTGCCGCGCATCCGCGAGACGCAGCTTTACGTGGCGGCCATCATGGGCCGCCTCGCCAATCATTCCCGGAACGACTAA
- a CDS encoding type IV secretion system protein, translating to MTPSASCDLAMSEAAGGVAAALEAVNCVAAEVTGATFGRLFAPGGALVTVLTILLTLYVAFFALQLVTGRSTLGVSTLTPKMLRIGLVLTFVTSWVAYQAVFWNIFVDGPDWLASVLTGDDGSATQTFATKVDVVFAAVQQASEGQTDIQAFSPPGMLWMGALLFMLGTVGLLVTTRIALALLVALGPIFLVMALFDGTRGLFVGWLKGLTMMALTPLFAVLGGSIMLEMSVPILAALNMTPGDIPARAAMAFFMIGAVHVALMAMALKVMTTMVSGWTVFGLANSDGEKGRGSSTMSAPTPAPAAASAYNTSTASQPAASSAARRTAVVAATPVAANDAGGSGGGGSGGARVTNVYATSSGSGQQGATSKAASRTNGLGMKFKGAPATGKTPRQTEKVK from the coding sequence ATGACCCCTTCCGCATCATGCGATCTGGCGATGTCCGAAGCCGCCGGCGGCGTTGCCGCCGCACTGGAGGCGGTCAATTGCGTCGCGGCCGAAGTGACCGGCGCCACCTTCGGGCGACTCTTCGCCCCCGGCGGCGCGCTCGTGACCGTGCTCACGATCCTGCTGACACTCTACGTGGCGTTCTTCGCGCTGCAACTGGTGACGGGGCGCAGCACGCTGGGGGTCAGCACGCTGACGCCCAAGATGCTGCGGATCGGCCTCGTGCTGACCTTCGTCACCAGCTGGGTCGCCTATCAGGCGGTGTTCTGGAACATCTTCGTCGACGGGCCGGACTGGCTGGCGAGTGTTCTGACCGGAGACGACGGCTCGGCCACGCAGACCTTCGCGACCAAGGTCGACGTCGTCTTCGCCGCGGTCCAGCAGGCGAGCGAGGGACAGACCGACATCCAGGCCTTCTCGCCTCCGGGCATGCTGTGGATGGGCGCGTTGCTGTTCATGCTCGGCACGGTCGGCCTGCTGGTGACGACGCGGATCGCACTCGCGCTGCTGGTCGCGCTGGGGCCGATCTTCCTCGTCATGGCGCTGTTCGACGGCACGCGTGGGCTCTTCGTTGGCTGGCTCAAGGGGCTGACCATGATGGCGCTGACCCCGCTCTTCGCGGTGCTGGGCGGCAGCATCATGCTCGAAATGTCGGTGCCCATCCTTGCCGCGCTCAATATGACACCGGGCGACATTCCCGCACGCGCGGCGATGGCGTTCTTCATGATCGGCGCGGTGCATGTCGCGCTGATGGCGATGGCACTGAAGGTGATGACGACGATGGTGTCGGGCTGGACCGTCTTCGGCCTCGCCAACAGCGACGGCGAGAAGGGGCGGGGGAGCTCGACCATGAGCGCACCGACGCCCGCACCTGCCGCAGCCAGCGCCTACAACACCTCCACCGCTTCGCAGCCGGCCGCGTCGAGCGCTGCGCGCCGTACGGCGGTCGTCGCCGCGACGCCGGTTGCGGCGAACGATGCGGGCGGCAGCGGCGGCGGCGGGTCGGGCGGAGCGCGCGTCACGAACGTCTACGCCACCTCTTCAGGCAGCGGACAGCAGGGCGCGACTAGCAAGGCGGCCTCGCGTACCAACGGCCTCGGCATGAAATTCAAGGGCGCGCCCGCCACCGGCAAGACGCCGCGCCAAACGGAGAAAGTGAAATGA
- a CDS encoding TrbI/VirB10 family protein: MKMAPKGPKSGNGDGQAANDARDDDPRESESAEIIDLASRSAFPAVAAKKGGDSMGMVAGIAIVAALGLVTLWSMSSARLDPSDAAAADAATRGPVRDTSPAKVTVDPAPTNAVTGTPQQVVRVDPAPSPVLSNNPNAMPGTMANPNNSPTIVFDASGKAVASVPAAAMPEAMGSEGAAAAGSSAGDFASRVGGVGGGPAQAKAMTNPATTVTQGTLIPAILETAIDTDVPGYVRAVVSQDVKSFNGKNVLIPRSSRLIGQYQSGLQAGQKRAYVIWTRVIRPDGASVNLQSPGIGFDGTTGLPGDVDSRFFQRFGSAMLLSVVGGLSAIGSGGASVVIGGGGQAAAAAAAQQDGQLGPVVRVRQGEPIRVFTARDLDFSGV, from the coding sequence ATGAAAATGGCCCCCAAGGGTCCCAAGAGCGGTAACGGCGATGGCCAGGCTGCAAACGATGCGCGCGACGACGATCCGCGCGAAAGCGAAAGCGCGGAGATCATCGATCTCGCCAGCCGTAGCGCGTTTCCGGCCGTCGCCGCCAAGAAGGGCGGCGACAGCATGGGAATGGTCGCAGGGATCGCGATCGTCGCCGCGCTCGGCCTCGTGACGCTCTGGAGCATGAGCAGCGCGCGGCTCGACCCGTCGGATGCCGCTGCTGCCGACGCCGCGACCCGCGGGCCTGTTCGCGACACCTCGCCTGCCAAGGTGACGGTCGATCCGGCACCGACCAACGCGGTAACGGGAACCCCGCAGCAGGTCGTCCGCGTCGATCCCGCGCCTTCGCCGGTCCTGTCGAACAATCCCAATGCCATGCCGGGCACGATGGCCAACCCGAACAACAGCCCGACGATCGTATTCGATGCCTCGGGCAAGGCGGTCGCCTCGGTGCCGGCCGCTGCGATGCCCGAAGCGATGGGTAGCGAAGGCGCGGCTGCCGCCGGAAGCTCGGCAGGCGATTTCGCCAGCCGCGTGGGCGGCGTTGGCGGTGGCCCGGCGCAGGCGAAGGCGATGACCAATCCCGCGACGACGGTGACGCAGGGCACGCTGATCCCGGCGATCCTCGAAACCGCGATCGACACCGACGTGCCCGGCTACGTCCGCGCGGTGGTGAGCCAGGATGTGAAGAGCTTCAACGGCAAGAACGTGCTGATCCCGCGCTCCAGCCGACTGATCGGGCAGTACCAGTCCGGCCTGCAGGCAGGGCAGAAGCGCGCCTACGTGATCTGGACCCGCGTGATCCGCCCCGATGGGGCGAGCGTGAACCTCCAGTCGCCGGGGATCGGTTTCGACGGCACTACCGGCCTGCCGGGCGATGTCGACAGCCGCTTCTTCCAGCGCTTCGGTTCGGCCATGCTGCTCTCGGTCGTCGGCGGTCTCTCTGCCATCGGCTCGGGCGGCGCGTCGGTCGTGATCGGCGGCGGCGGTCAGGCGGCTGCGGCTGCGGCAGCGCAGCAGGACGGCCAGCTCGGTCCGGTCGTGCGTGTGCGCCAAGGCGAGCCGATCCGCGTCTTCACCGCGCGCGACCTCGATTTCTCGGGCGTCTGA
- a CDS encoding VirB4 family type IV secretion/conjugal transfer ATPase, which translates to MSKWKGAAAWSAKEARVGDRLPFARLVDENALLLRDGSLMTAIQVPGLLFETEDTEALNAHAATREVMLRSTLDSRFVMYHHVIRRRVEVELDAEFEDPLAAHIDARWKERLGSGALFINDQFVTLVRRPARGKAGWVEKASKALNSRKKDAVEVDPKDLRSLRAAATGLVASLQPYGAALLGDYTGPKGYVNSEILELLSALYNGEMRPVRRPAEDRDIGHMLPYRRASFGIDAMELRGSGDPDFAAMLSLKDYPDATSPGLLDSLLRLPYEMVVSESYAPAERTTARERMDLAIRRLRSVDEEAQAERNDMMAARDALGNGAVGFGDHHLSVLVRERTLPRLDDATAACSAALADTGAIVVREDTNLEPAFWAQFPGNEQYIVRRAMISSANMASFGSLHGFALGQAEGNHWGEAVTLLETTSATPFFFNFHNGDLGNFSVIGPSGSGKTVVMNFLAAQAQKFNPRTILFDKDRGAELFVRGIGGRYDRIYAGEPSGFNPLSLPDTPANRAFLRDWLGVMLKAEGPEELQTVSHAVDAAYENDASLRRLRNFRELLSGTRRPEAGDLADRLSAWIHGGEHAWLFDNETDELDLERKTLGFDMTALLENPRLRTPTMMYLFHRIEERLDGEPTMILIDEGWKALDDEVFAARIRDWLKTLRKRNALVGFATQSARDALESRISTALVEQTATMVFMPNSRARPEDYCDGFGLTQHELALIRTLPAHSRCFLVRQPDASVVVRLDLSGAPEVLTILSGRESSVRRLDLLREAVGDDPADWFPALTGHAWPGGKKDDDSAAVLPFKQAAE; encoded by the coding sequence ATGAGCAAATGGAAAGGTGCCGCCGCCTGGAGCGCGAAGGAAGCCCGTGTGGGCGACCGGCTGCCTTTTGCGCGCCTGGTCGACGAGAACGCGCTGCTGCTGCGCGACGGTTCGCTGATGACGGCGATCCAGGTGCCCGGCCTGCTGTTCGAGACCGAGGATACCGAAGCGCTCAACGCCCATGCCGCGACGCGCGAGGTGATGCTGCGCAGCACGCTCGACAGCCGCTTCGTCATGTACCACCACGTGATCCGCCGCCGGGTCGAGGTGGAGCTGGACGCGGAGTTCGAAGACCCGCTCGCCGCCCATATCGACGCGCGGTGGAAGGAACGTCTCGGCTCGGGCGCGCTGTTCATCAACGACCAGTTCGTGACGCTGGTGCGCCGCCCCGCGCGCGGCAAGGCGGGCTGGGTCGAAAAGGCGAGCAAGGCGCTGAACAGCCGCAAGAAGGACGCGGTCGAGGTCGATCCCAAGGACCTGCGCAGCTTGCGCGCCGCGGCGACGGGCCTCGTCGCCTCGCTCCAGCCCTACGGCGCGGCGCTGCTCGGCGATTACACCGGGCCCAAGGGCTACGTGAATTCCGAAATCCTCGAGCTGCTGTCAGCGCTCTATAACGGCGAGATGCGCCCCGTGCGCCGTCCGGCCGAGGATCGCGATATCGGCCACATGCTGCCCTATCGCCGCGCCAGCTTCGGGATCGACGCAATGGAGCTGCGCGGCTCGGGCGATCCCGATTTTGCCGCGATGCTCAGCCTCAAGGACTATCCCGACGCGACCAGCCCGGGCCTGCTCGATAGCCTGCTGCGCCTGCCCTACGAAATGGTCGTCTCGGAAAGCTACGCCCCGGCAGAGCGGACCACCGCGCGCGAGCGGATGGATCTGGCGATCCGGCGCCTGCGCTCGGTCGATGAGGAAGCGCAGGCAGAGCGCAACGACATGATGGCCGCGCGCGATGCGCTGGGCAACGGCGCGGTCGGCTTCGGCGATCACCACCTCTCGGTACTGGTGCGCGAACGCACGCTGCCCCGGCTCGATGATGCGACCGCCGCGTGCTCCGCCGCGCTGGCCGATACCGGCGCCATCGTGGTGCGCGAGGATACCAATCTGGAGCCCGCGTTCTGGGCACAGTTCCCCGGCAACGAACAGTATATCGTGCGCCGCGCGATGATCTCTTCGGCCAATATGGCGAGCTTCGGCAGCCTGCACGGCTTCGCGCTAGGGCAGGCCGAGGGCAACCACTGGGGCGAAGCGGTGACGCTGCTGGAAACGACCAGCGCGACGCCGTTCTTCTTCAACTTCCACAATGGCGACCTGGGCAATTTCTCGGTCATCGGGCCGTCGGGTTCGGGCAAGACCGTGGTGATGAACTTCCTCGCCGCGCAGGCGCAGAAGTTCAATCCGCGCACCATTCTGTTCGACAAGGACCGCGGCGCGGAGCTGTTCGTGCGCGGGATCGGCGGGCGCTATGATCGGATCTATGCGGGCGAGCCTTCGGGCTTCAATCCGCTGTCGCTGCCCGACACGCCCGCAAACCGCGCCTTCCTTCGCGACTGGCTCGGCGTGATGCTGAAGGCCGAGGGGCCCGAGGAACTGCAGACCGTCAGCCACGCGGTCGATGCGGCGTACGAGAACGATGCGAGCCTGCGCCGGCTGCGCAATTTCCGCGAACTGCTGAGCGGCACGCGCCGCCCCGAGGCGGGCGATCTTGCCGACCGCCTCTCCGCCTGGATCCACGGCGGCGAACATGCCTGGCTGTTCGACAACGAGACCGACGAGCTCGACCTGGAGCGCAAGACGCTCGGCTTCGACATGACCGCGCTGCTCGAAAACCCGCGGCTGCGCACGCCGACGATGATGTACCTGTTCCACCGGATCGAGGAGCGGCTCGACGGTGAGCCGACCATGATCCTGATCGACGAGGGCTGGAAGGCGCTCGACGACGAAGTCTTCGCCGCGCGCATCCGCGACTGGCTGAAGACGCTGCGGAAACGCAATGCGCTGGTCGGGTTCGCAACGCAGAGCGCGCGCGATGCGCTCGAAAGCCGTATCTCCACCGCGCTGGTCGAACAGACCGCGACGATGGTGTTCATGCCCAACAGCCGTGCCAGGCCCGAAGATTACTGCGACGGGTTCGGCCTGACGCAGCACGAGCTCGCGCTGATCCGCACGCTGCCCGCGCACAGCCGCTGCTTCCTCGTGCGCCAGCCCGACGCGAGCGTGGTCGTCCGCCTCGACCTGTCGGGTGCGCCCGAGGTACTCACCATCCTCTCGGGCCGCGAGAGCAGCGTGCGCCGGCTCGACCTGCTGCGCGAGGCGGTGGGCGACGATCCCGCCGACTGGTTCCCCGCGCTCACCGGCCACGCCTGGCCGGGTGGCAAGAAGGACGACGACAGCGCTGCGGTGCTGCCGTTCAAGCAGGCCGCCGAATGA